The Humulus lupulus chromosome 3, drHumLupu1.1, whole genome shotgun sequence genome window below encodes:
- the LOC133821104 gene encoding beta-amyrin 28-monooxygenase-like yields the protein MAMEDFLAFPALSLTLPIFTFFLFLYTLTRKTKTLNLPPGSYGWPIIGETLAFVNQDHHKFISQRMRKYSPKIFKTNILGEKAVVICGAAGHKFVSSNEEKLFQVWRPHSMQRLFHTYTEKFNSAAEIRLVKTPGFLRSELLLEYVQVMDSLVAQHFNTYWTNNKKVIEVHHLAQLLVLNISSQYFLGLEDQARIQKLSKLWDTMMFALHVIPLNFPGTIYYRAMKAAKIVREELKVLIKEKRVTMAAGVKMNDVLSFMMNNPDSTGRYVTDDEIAGKVMGLVSAAFNSPAMTTAFIVKYLGQRPDVYDKVRKEQEEIRRSKKEGEGLNWEDIQKMKYSWNVALEVMRVIPPLQGTFREAIVDFTYEGYTVPKGWKVYWTMSTTNMNSEHFEAPEEFDPTRYEKSSSVQPYTNIPFGSGPRACPGKEFARLQLLTFMHHLLTKINYWDVLNPHTKVLGGLNPIPIQGLHIRLH from the exons ATGGCTATGGAGGATTTTCTCGCCTTTCCAGCTTTATCACTAACTCTCCccatcttcactttctttctcttcttataCACTCTCACTCGGAAAACCAAAACACTCAACCTACCTCCGGGCAGCTACGGGTGGCCGATCATCGGTGAGACTTTAGCCTTCGTAAACCAAGACCATCACAAGTTCATTAGCCAAAGAATGAGAAAATACTCGCCAAAGATCTTCAAAACCAACATCTTGGGCGAGAAAGCAGTGGTGATATGCGGCGCCGCTGGCCATAAATTCGTTTCTTCAAACGAGGAGAAGCTTTTCCAGGTATGGCGACCCCATTCCATGCAGAGACTCTTTCATACCTACACAGAGAAATTCAACTCGGCTGCCGAGATCCGACTCGTCAAAACCCCGGGCTTCCTTCGGTCCGAGTTGTTGCTCGAGTACGTGCAAGTAATGGACTCTTTAGTCGCCCAACACTTCAACACGTATTGGACTAATAATAAAAAAGTCATCGAGGTCCATCATTTGGCTCAGCTTCTAGTTCTAAACATTTCGAGCCAATACTTCTTAGGCTTAGAAGACCAAGCCCGGATTCAGAAGCTGTCCAAGTTGTGGGACACCATGATGTTTGCTCTTCATGTCATTCCATTGAATTTTCCGGGAACCATTTACTACCGGGCCATGAAGGCGGCGAAGATTGTCAGGGAAGAGCTTAAGGTTTTGATAAAGGAGAAAAGAGTGACCATGGCCGCTGGAGTTAAGATGAACGATGTTTTGTCGTTCATGATGAATAATCCTGACTCCACTGGTCGATACGTAACTGATGATGAAATCGCCGGTAAAGTTATGGGCTTGGTTTCCGCCGCCTTCAATTCTCCGGCGATGACTACCGCTTTCATTGTTAAATATCTTGGACAGAGACCCGATGTATATGACAAAGTCCGAAAAG aacAAGAGGAGATTCGAAGGTCCAAAAAAGAAGGAGAGGGACTAAATTGGGAGGATATACAGAAGATGAAGTATTCATGGAACGTAGCACTTGAAGTGATGAGGGTGATTCCACCTCTTCAAGGAACTTTTAGAGAGGCCATTGTTGATTTTACCTACGAAGGTTATACTGTCCCAAAAGGCTGGAAG GTATACTGGACAATGAGCACAACAAACATGAACTCAGAGCATTTCGAAGCACCGGAAGAGTTTGATCCAACAAGGTACGAGAAATCATCAAGTGTGCAACCCTACACGAATATCCCATTTGGAAGTGGGCCGCGGGCTTGTCCTGGCAAAGAGTTTGCTCGGCTTCAACTCCTCACTTTCATGCACCACCTCCTCACCAAAATCAACTACTGGGATGTCCTTAATCCCCACACCAAGGTTTTGGGTGGCTTGAATCCCATACCCATTCAAGGCCTTCATATTCGTCTTCATTAA